In Primulina huaijiensis isolate GDHJ02 chromosome 16, ASM1229523v2, whole genome shotgun sequence, a single genomic region encodes these proteins:
- the LOC140960920 gene encoding heat shock factor-binding protein-like, with product MDGHDAENSKQSTSDMTAFVQNLLQQMQTRFQTMSESIISKIDEMGNRIDELEQSINDLRNEMGQEGSPSPSAPLKARDDPKSADDS from the exons GATGGACATGATGCAGAGAACTCAAAACAGAGCACTTCTGATATGACAGCATTT GTGCAAAACCTACTTCAGCAAATG CAAACTAGGTTTCAGACAATGTCTGAATCCATCATTTCGAAAA TTGATGAAATGGGGAACCGGATCGATGAACTTGAGCAGAGTATCAATGACCTTAGGAATGAAATGGGTCAAGAAGGCTCTCCATCGCCCTCAGCTCCATTGAAGGCAAGAGATGACCCCAAGTCTGCTGACGATAGTTAA